In a single window of the Gossypium hirsutum isolate 1008001.06 chromosome A13, Gossypium_hirsutum_v2.1, whole genome shotgun sequence genome:
- the LOC107894852 gene encoding uncharacterized protein, with protein sequence MGNCFTSTKVVAQDDQDETEDIKDTRNVIPAAGVLETKKEKKKKVVSSKVNEENNVDSGKPKDGVVRIRFVVTRKELKQILSSGKDLNKYSSKEELVRAMKLRENEVCDDGFNGAWRPALETIPEEY encoded by the coding sequence atgggGAATTGCTTCACAAGCACCAAAGTTGTAGCTCAAGACGACCAGGACGAGACAGAAGACATCAAAGACACAAGAAACGTTATTCCAGCTGCTGGGGTCCTTGAGACtaagaaggaaaagaagaagaaagtggTTAGCTCCAAAGTAAACGAAGAAAACAACGTTGATAGTGGAAAACCCAAAGATGGGGTCGTGAGGATAAGATTTGTGGTGACACGGAAAGAGTTGAAGCAAATTTTAAGTAGTGGGAAAGATTTAAACAAGTATTCTTCAAAGGAGGAACTGGTAAGAGCTATGAAATTGAGAGAGAATGAGGTTTGCGATGATGGCTTCAATGGAGCTTGGAGACCGGCATTGGAGACTATTCCAGAggaatattaa